One Balneola sp. DNA window includes the following coding sequences:
- a CDS encoding CusA/CzcA family heavy metal efflux RND transporter yields MLDAIIRGSLRYRLVVLVSSVVILAAGIYIVDRMPVDVFPDLTAPTVTVMTEAHGMAPEEVERLVTIPVETSVNGATGVRRVRSSTSKGISIVWVEFDWGTDIFRARQIVNEKLQLVATGLPEEVPPPIMAPISSIMGEIMLVSVNSDEHSELEVRTAADWEIRRRLLAIPGVAQVIPIGGGQKQYQVRVSPDKLKQYNITLNQVLQATEQSNENFSGGFFREYSQEYTIRGIGRAYSVEDLEQSVITQRNNIPITIGDVANVEIAAAQKIGDASVNAEPAVIISIQKQPGANTLELTSRVDETLAQIESSLPDGFEINTHLFRQAEFIELAIDNVIEALRDGAFLVIVILFLFLGNFRTTLISLTAIPLALIFSIFVLEFFDITINTMTLGGMAIAIGVIVDDAIIDVENVFRRLRENSKLPETKQKSDIDVVFEGSKEIRSSIINATLIIMIVFIPLFFLSGIEGRMLQPLGLAYIISIGASLVIAMTVTPAMCYYLLPSQASKGKLEESWFTKKLKSGYEHVLNVVLRIKKTVLVGTLVLFLGTLVVLPFLGRSFLPEFNEGTLVISAVTIPGTSLTESNAIGKRIEEILLDHPAIESTSRRTGRAELDEHAQGVNASEIDAELDIPEGTTKEQVLAEIREDLSVVSGTNITIGQPIGHRIDHMLSGTRANIAVKIFGTDLFRLRAMAEEVRGQMETVEGVVDLSVEQQQNVPQIQIRPDRRALARYGITIQQLAEMVDVAFAGEVVSQILEGDKMFDLLVRFDEDHRGSIESVQKATFNLEDGTIVPLAELASVTSRSGPNTISRENVQRKIVVSANVAGRDLRGTVDEIRANVAQNVSFPQSYFVEYGGQFESEAQATRTISLLSIIAIAAIYLLLYLEFGSLKTALLVMVNLPFALIGGIYTVLFTSGIISIASLVGFITLFGIATRNGILMVSHYQQLRKEGKEFLQAIRQGAMERLNPILMTALTAGLALIPLALAAGEPGNEIQSPMAQVILGGLLSSTLLNMVVIPALLAQFETE; encoded by the coding sequence ATGTTAGATGCAATAATCAGAGGATCGTTAAGGTACCGGCTGGTCGTGTTGGTGAGTTCGGTGGTCATACTGGCAGCCGGAATTTATATAGTGGACCGTATGCCTGTGGATGTGTTCCCCGATCTCACGGCTCCCACCGTAACGGTAATGACCGAGGCGCATGGGATGGCACCTGAAGAGGTAGAACGGCTGGTAACCATTCCGGTCGAGACCTCCGTAAATGGAGCGACGGGAGTGCGACGGGTTCGCTCATCCACTTCAAAAGGCATATCCATTGTATGGGTTGAATTCGACTGGGGCACCGATATTTTCAGGGCTCGGCAAATTGTGAATGAAAAATTACAGCTGGTAGCGACCGGCCTGCCCGAAGAAGTCCCGCCGCCCATTATGGCGCCGATCTCATCCATCATGGGAGAGATCATGCTGGTGAGTGTGAACAGCGATGAGCACTCTGAGCTGGAAGTGCGAACAGCCGCCGACTGGGAAATCAGAAGAAGGCTTTTGGCTATCCCTGGAGTCGCCCAAGTTATTCCCATTGGAGGTGGCCAGAAACAATATCAGGTACGGGTTAGTCCTGATAAGCTGAAGCAGTACAATATCACCCTGAATCAGGTTTTACAGGCTACTGAGCAGTCTAATGAAAACTTCTCCGGCGGTTTCTTCAGAGAATACAGTCAGGAGTACACCATTCGTGGAATAGGGCGGGCGTACTCGGTAGAAGATCTGGAGCAGTCCGTGATCACCCAGCGAAATAATATTCCAATCACGATAGGAGATGTGGCTAATGTCGAGATCGCAGCTGCTCAAAAGATCGGGGATGCCTCGGTGAATGCCGAACCGGCCGTGATTATTTCTATTCAAAAACAGCCGGGTGCTAATACATTGGAACTAACATCCCGCGTAGATGAAACGCTGGCGCAGATTGAGTCCAGCCTCCCAGACGGATTTGAGATCAACACACACCTGTTTAGACAGGCCGAGTTTATTGAACTGGCTATCGACAACGTCATCGAAGCCCTGCGGGATGGAGCCTTTTTGGTGATCGTGATCTTGTTCCTGTTTCTGGGGAATTTCCGAACGACCCTGATCTCGCTAACCGCCATTCCGTTAGCGCTGATCTTCTCGATCTTCGTACTGGAATTCTTTGATATCACCATCAACACGATGACCTTGGGGGGGATGGCTATTGCCATTGGGGTGATCGTGGATGATGCCATAATTGACGTGGAGAATGTATTCAGGCGGCTCAGGGAAAACTCAAAACTTCCGGAAACCAAGCAGAAATCGGACATTGATGTAGTATTTGAAGGCTCAAAGGAAATCCGGTCTTCCATCATCAATGCCACACTGATCATTATGATTGTTTTCATTCCGCTATTTTTCCTAAGCGGAATCGAAGGTCGTATGCTGCAGCCTCTGGGGCTTGCCTACATCATTTCGATCGGAGCATCATTAGTGATTGCCATGACGGTTACACCGGCCATGTGCTACTATTTGCTTCCCAGTCAGGCCTCCAAAGGAAAACTGGAAGAAAGCTGGTTTACCAAGAAGTTAAAATCAGGCTATGAACATGTCTTGAACGTAGTCCTACGCATCAAGAAGACCGTTTTGGTTGGAACATTAGTGCTGTTTCTTGGAACATTGGTGGTGTTGCCATTTCTGGGAAGATCTTTCTTGCCTGAATTCAATGAAGGGACGTTGGTGATCAGCGCGGTTACGATTCCGGGAACTTCGCTGACCGAATCCAATGCTATCGGTAAACGAATTGAGGAGATACTGCTGGATCATCCGGCAATTGAATCGACCTCTCGACGTACCGGTCGGGCCGAGCTGGATGAGCATGCTCAGGGCGTGAATGCTTCGGAGATAGATGCGGAACTGGATATCCCGGAAGGAACGACCAAAGAACAAGTGCTGGCTGAGATTCGGGAAGACCTGAGTGTGGTTTCAGGAACCAACATCACTATTGGTCAGCCCATCGGGCACCGAATTGATCATATGCTTTCCGGGACCCGAGCGAACATCGCCGTGAAGATCTTTGGTACGGATCTGTTCAGGCTTCGGGCTATGGCTGAAGAAGTGCGCGGACAAATGGAAACGGTAGAAGGTGTGGTTGATCTGTCGGTAGAGCAGCAACAAAATGTTCCGCAGATCCAAATCCGACCGGACCGAAGAGCGCTGGCTCGCTACGGAATTACCATTCAACAACTTGCTGAGATGGTGGATGTGGCTTTTGCCGGTGAAGTGGTCTCGCAGATACTGGAAGGCGACAAGATGTTCGACCTGCTGGTTCGCTTCGATGAAGATCACCGGGGCAGTATTGAGTCGGTCCAAAAAGCCACTTTTAACCTGGAAGACGGAACCATTGTACCACTGGCAGAATTGGCTTCGGTGACATCCCGAAGTGGCCCTAACACCATCAGCCGGGAAAATGTGCAGCGTAAGATCGTGGTCTCCGCGAATGTCGCGGGTAGAGATCTGCGTGGCACCGTGGATGAGATCCGTGCCAATGTAGCTCAGAACGTCAGCTTCCCACAAAGCTATTTTGTGGAATATGGTGGTCAGTTTGAAAGTGAAGCTCAGGCTACCCGAACGATTTCGTTGCTTAGTATTATTGCTATCGCGGCGATTTATCTGTTATTGTACCTGGAATTCGGTTCTCTCAAAACGGCTCTGTTAGTAATGGTAAACCTCCCTTTTGCTTTAATTGGTGGGATCTACACCGTGCTGTTTACCAGCGGAATCATTTCCATTGCCTCACTGGTCGGTTTTATCACTCTGTTTGGTATTGCCACCCGAAATGGAATCCTGATGGTCTCTCATTACCAACAGCTCAGAAAAGAAGGGAAGGAATTCCTGCAAGCCATCCGGCAGGGAGCTATGGAACGACTTAATCCCATCCTGATGACTGCACTTACTGCAGGGCTGGCACTTATCCCACTGGCTTTAGCCGCCGGTGAGCCGGGGAATGAGATACAGTCTCCAATGGCTCAGGTGATTTTAGGTGGACTCTTGAGTTCTACCCTATTGAACATGGTCGTTATCCCAGCCTTGTTGGCACAGTTTGAGACAGAGTAA